The Oryza brachyantha chromosome 6, ObraRS2, whole genome shotgun sequence region GCTGTGATTGATGGCTTCCAAGTTGTAACGAGAGGTTTGTTCTGTGctgtgttgtgttgtgttgtgttgtgtgtGGGCAGGGCAGGGCAGAGGGGGCAGGATGCCGTGGGCGGGGACGACGTCCGTTCAGCTGGCGGTGTTCTTCCGCGTCATCCTGTGACCGATCGCGGTCGAGGCTGGTGCGGGCCGGGGGATCGGTACCATACCAGGCGGTGGAGGGACAAGGAGCCGTGCCCCCGCTGAGGACATGTGCGTTGGGTTCGACCGGAGGATCCTTGACGCCGTCGTTATGACCAGTGGCGCCGTCGCGTACTACTACAGATTGATGCAAGTGTGCCAGGTACGTGAGAACACCAGACCAAACCGTGCGTCGTCCTCTTATCCTGCCACATTTCTTTGCGTTGCATTTCATCAATTTCGTAGGCATTCTCTGCTACCTGCAAAAGCATGTCCTTTTAACTTATTTGGAAGACCATCAATCAATGTGCTGCTGGTGGGGATCATAATCATCATGACATTTCGTGGATAAGCAACTTGCTCATTGGAGCTGTCCGTTAAGTGTATGtgtagagagaagaaaaaaagtacGAGAtataggccttgtttagattgcaaaaaaattttacgaaaACATCCCATCAAGgttttaaatacatatttaaagtattaaacgtagtttaattacaaaacaaattttagattccacctagaaaccacgagacgaatcttttgagcctaattaatccgttattagcacatgttggttactgtagcacttatagctaatcacatcctaattaggctcaaaagattcgtctcacgatttctcacataactatgcaattagtttttcattttatctatgtttaatactctatttagatatccaaaaatttgatcggatgattttgggtgaaaattttggaactaaacagtcCCATAGTGTCGCATGCAAATAGGACGGGCCCACTTCATGTGAGCCCCGCCTCGATGTCAACGATGAGGGGCTAAGGGCTAGCTAGTTGACAGaagatttttattaaaacacTAGAAGTTGACAAAATTATGTTTGGTCAAAATATTGGTGTCAACTTCaaggtactccctccatcccaaaacaaattaaatttttagtttttatataatatttaactctttttcttattaaaaaaattttacgattaataattttattttatttttattagatgataaaacatgaatagtactttatgtgtgactaatttttttaaaatttcttaaaaattttttaaataagacggacagtcaaatgctcgacacaaaaacaaaaaagttagtttttttggacggagggagtaagattaatgtgtttttaataatataagagTATTGGGAGActagataaaatataatgaaaataaTCTTTAATGAGAAATAATTGGAGAAACAAGTAGTAGTAGaaatattactaaaaatatttgtattttaaaataaggtTCAAACATTAGAATATTAACATTTTACAACGATGGGAGTACCCGTACTACTCCACGGCGCTGTTCTAGGAGTGCTTCCCGCAGTCCACGGAGCATGTTTTGCTTCTGCCAATTAACAATCTTAATTAGCTCCCATTAATACTGAATAGATATTCCTATATCTTCGATTAAACAGCCATCATTCAATTAACACCTTAATTAGCTTGCATTAATATTGAACAGATACTCGAATAACTTCGTTTTAACAACCATCAGTTATCAATTTGTATTAAATAGCCATCAGTCAATTAACAACCTTATTTAATGTTGCAATTTGTACACGCATAGTACAACATCTTGGCTTCGCCTATATGAAGATGTCCTGAAAAGAAGTTCGTGCATTGCGGTTCATGTatagtttccttttttctcACCTATTCAATAAATTGACGGATAATACGCATATTCATTACCTTATGCCCCTATTTTTGTCCTTTATTTCTGAGTTTGGACCTTTGCTCCTATGCTCTGTTCTTACGGGCAAAAATTTTAGGATAATTATATTGGCAAACTACATCATCTTACCCTACAGTTTTTATATCAAGTTGACACATCAAAAGGAACTACGTTGAGTTTTTACCTACTTTTTGATTCTCCAATGTAAACTGTTCCTTTGTCAACTATACTGACATTGGTTGTTTCCTGCAGGCCGAATACTTCCGCCAGCTGCTCAAGCCTGTGACGTAGATTAGCTTAGCTCACACATTCCAACCAAACAGCCTCAAAACCCAAACAAACTAACCAAATCAATTTTGAATTGGACCACGGAAAAAGCCAGCTCCAGTTAGCAAAACACCCCTTGAATTCATACTTGTTTAGTTTCATTTCAATCAAAAGCAAAACTTTTCCTCAATTTCCAGGACAAACACAACCACAAGCCAACACAAATTCGAGCAGCACCGCATAGGCGTCCTGATGCAGGGCGACCCAGGGTTCGGGTACGGCGGTTTCGGCTACGGCTACGGCTATGGctacggcggcgccggctacgACATGGCCGGCTACGGCTCCGGTGGAGGATACTACATGAGCGACCCGTACCCTGCTGCTTATGAAGACCCGCTTGCTGGTCGGAGGCAGCACGACTTCCCAGCGCCGCTCACCGGCCTCGAGTTCCAGCCGTCGGAAACCTGCCCCAAGAACTACGTCATCTTCGACCAGACCTACGACCGGAGCCGTGTGATGTTCCACCCGTCCCTGGCTAACAAATTGGGCAACTCCGGCGGCTATGACCACCACTGCTACGGCTTCGACCAGGACTACAACGGCAAGAGCGCCTACTGCGGcgtcgaggacgacggcggtgggTGCTCGATCCGGCAGAAGGAGGACACCGACGAGATCGACGCGCTGATGAGCACGGaagacggcgaggaggaggacgacgtgCTGAGCACGGGTCGCACGCCAGGGTGCCGAGCCGGGGGTTCGCCAGACTCCACGTGCTCGTCCGGATACGGGGTGAGCACGGGCGCGTCGAGGTCCgattgcggcggcggccggaagCCCGAGGCCGGAGGCGAGAGGAAGAAGGAGCggatgaagaagatgatgcGGACGCTCAAGGGGATCATCCCCGGCGGCGACAGGATGGACACGCCCGCCGTCCTCGACGAGGCTGTCAGGTACCTCAAGTCGCTCAAGGTGGAGGTCAAGAAGCTCGGCGTGCGTGGCTCAAGCAGCTAGGCGACATCGATCCACAGTGGCCTCAACGGCCGTAAAAAATCTTTCTCTGCTGGCAGGTAACGAGACTGACTGTTGTCGGAAAGCCCAGTAGCCGCACCTTTTTGCTAGCTAACAGAGAGATCGTCATGGCGGAGCTCTCGTGCCATGGATCGGAGGAGAAAGATTAGAAAAGAGAGCTCCGTCGCCGCACGCTTTCTTGCTTTTATTCCGTCAGTGTCCTCGGGGTGCCCGGGCCATGGCTCTAGCTGCCTGCGTGCATGGAttgttgctttcttttttttcttcagaagtTGCTgctttttatttcttcttcctttcgtATCTCAAATGGTGGCTCGTGTTGTAACCATCATGCATGCTGATGATATAcaacgtgtttttttttctttttttttgttatcctCGTGCTATGTTGGGCTCGGCACCGCGGATCGTAGCTGTCTCGTGCTATCTTATCCATGCTGCCTGAATCTCGTCTGAAAATTCATAGAGAAGTTTCTCTTGAAGATGTCAATAGGACTGTTGTTTAATTAAGATCGCAATGATGATGTCGTTCTGCTGTCTGCCCTGATTGGTTTCCACGTTCAAGTGATGTTCCAATGGTTTTGTTCGGTTTGCGATTGTGGGTATTGCTACTGCTAGTACTATACGTGGGGAGTCGATTTTAAACCCTCGAAGAGATATTCATTCGtttattgcatgctatctaaataattattaaaaaatttgaaaaaaaattgtgaagatagattaacataagatatatcattacacaaacatgcaagttcaaatatgacttctataatccataacaaaaataacaaatatgactgtAAGAATACTATTTAgagttcaatttgttatttttttatgaattatagaagttatatttaaacttcCATGTTTATGTAGTGATATAATCTAtcttcacattttttttcaaattttttaatgactatttaaatagcaTACAATAGACAGGGGGCATACCCTCCAGGGATCATAATACTTTCCCCTCGAACTCTATTTCGGCATTGGACAGATACTACTGGGCCGTTGAGCAAATGTGATTCGCCTGAGGACCGGTTCAGCCCATTTACTTACTTACAAACTTATCTAAAATATGGTGCTCCCAGAATTTAAATGGTGCAAATGGTTTGGACCTTAATAACCGAGAATCCATGTATTGATTATTTGGGCTGTCGTACCTAGTTTACCCATTTAAATTCGGatcttaaatatttaaacttatattcacattataaaaaagagtgaagtgcaccaacagtacttaaacttgtgtgcatgtgtcatctagatccctgaactctcaaaatatattttcggGTActcgaacttgtccgggggtgtcatataggtccaatcGGGCTCCGGGctgctccatccgctgacgtgacatgccacggtggcgcctacgtgttggtggggccatgtgggtcccagatgtcagtatctctctccttcttattcttttctctcccttctcgtaggtGCCACCATGACATGGCACGTTAGCAGATGGAGCGGGtcagagcccgtttggacctatatgatacccccggacaagttcggggacccaaaagtgcattttgagagttcagggacttagacgacacatgcacacaagtttagggaccgctggtgcacttcactctataaaaaatatcaaatttgagtgaaatttggtggaattatttaatatagaGATGAataactttgtataaattttgatttgtttctaTGTATGAAACTCACACATCTCTTAATAATTAGGTTACCCATACTCATTGGGTACGCCCATTTAATTTGGTTATGTgtagtttcattaaaaaataggtCGGATAAAATTAGGTATATATTACTCAATACTCTTCCTAGTGGCAGGCTAAATGGTGCCCTATAGCCAGGAGCTCATGACACTTTCAGTCTGTTGTTTGCCTCGCTGGTAGCTGCCTCTAACTATGTTCACACCTCACTAGTTGAGCTACCTATTGATGTGGTTTTCATGAATATTTTTGTGACTCACAAACATTGTGTATTAGTAATGTAGTATTGTCGTTGATTTAACATATTCGTACAGTAAATTTGGTATGGAATAACTCttttaaattatagattcattaattgaataaaaatggtttagattaatttatataataaccATTCCCGTATGGAGCTACTGCTAGGTGCTGCCGACACCGGTGCTAGGGGCGTCAATCGACGGCGAGCGGTGTGAATGACGCATTACTGCATAATTTCGTACACCGCATTCACGGTGGCTTCCGCCGTGTTCTTGTACAGCAAGCAAACAGCGGAGCAGCAAACAAGATCTAGCCAACACAGATGAGCTCATGAGTCATGAGAACATATGATCCATagatttctctattttttagaTATTGGATTAAATTAAAACGCAGCCTCTAAATCCTAAACTGATGCACGTCATAATCGATCTCAACAGAAAAATCGCCAAAAAGAGTGAATTCAAGTGTGTTCGTCACTGTTCATATATCGTAATGAGTTGGAAACGCAACTGCACAAGAAGAGGGAAAACGGCCGTAAAAACAAAGTTGCACCTAGGTGTTGTATACTACGGAGTAGCCGAGCAGTATGTAAAGTATACCTTCAGCCTAAACGGTTTGAATAAGAATAGAAGATGAAAACAAACTGGCAGCCGACACAGTGGAGGCAGGAGGCATCGTCAAAAAGGTTGGCCTCGAACAGCCGTGATCACTCCTCCATGCCGGAGACAAGCCGCCAGAGCAGAACAGTGGGTCGGTGGCGCCCGCAGCacgtgtatttttttctttttttcttttgggcaGAGGCGAGCGGCGTAGGCCATTCACAGTGGAAGGTACACCCTCCGTGTCACGTAGACGAAACTATTTCAGAAACCACTTACTTCACAGTGTAAACCACATGAAAGTGAGACCCACCACAGCTTTAAAGGGAACCAACACGCGCAGCtcactcctctctctctccccgccgctctccctcccttcccgTCGCtcactctcctctctctctcacgaccaccaccacgacgccggcgcccTCCCCCACCTCTTCCGCTAGTGCCCgacgcccctcctcctccgtcgccggcgcggatCTCACCACGACGATGCCGGCGTGAATCTAGCGGGACAAcactcccctcctcctcctcgtacGCTGCCGGTGCTGATCTGGTGGCCCAGCGCTCCCCTCATCCTCTGTTGGCTGCCAGCATGCgtcaccctcctcctccgcagATCTCGCGACGACGATGCCGCCAGCGGGTGAACTCGGGGCGTGTCGGAGTGCGGTGGATGGCGGCAGGCAGATCTCGGTCGGGGCACGCCGGAGCACGGCGGGCAGCGGGCGGGGCGCGTCGGAGCATGCCTAGGCTACTCTCGAAGGATTCGATCTCCTGCGATGCATGCCTTGGGTGCTTCCTCACTGCgcccgaggcggaggcgcacGCACCTTCGCGAGGACGCGCGGGGCTTGGCAGGGGGAGCAAAAAGTGAGATTTTCCTTCCTGTCTCAGCCGTGGCATGCTGGAGCCAAACACCACGCAAGCGTATTATGACTACCCTTAGTAGCACAAACTTAGGTTTAGTacgcaaaaaaataaattgggtTGGGTGTCACATGGatgtttgaccagatatcCAAAGACTATTTCGGTGACTAATTAAAAGCTAATTATATAGAGTGTCAGAAAACctaagacaaattttttaagcttaattaattcgtcattagcacatatgagtTATTATGGCAGTtgtgactaatcatggactaattaggctcaaaatattcttcTCACAAATTTCTTCCAAACTatacaataaattattttttaactatatttaatgctttatatatggatccaaaaatttaatatgacgGATGAACaaggaaaatttttggaactaaagaGGGCCTCGCTGGCCTGCTTGGGCTGGGCGGCCTACCAGTTCGGGTGGTCGTGGCGGTGGATGCACGTCGCGAATCGATCACCTTGAGGGTTGAGGCGTGCTGCCTTTCACAATCCCGCGGGCGGCACACATGACAAGGCATGAGGGATGCGGGGGCGCCACGGGGAGGCaagcggcgcgcgcgcggtggaCAGCGGAGAAGATCGCGCTTCCGCGAAGTATTCTGTGCGGTTAGAGCACGGCCAGTACAAACTGTTCCAGACTCCcacataaaattaaacatatatactgtACCTTTTATCAtactataattataattaataaatatatttcttatatatatgaattattattgtaaatatttaaattatatttaggaataatatttactaaaaatattgtacatACTACCAAAAATTAAGAGTGAGGACCCTAGATTTAGGGCCCGCAGCTGCCGCACTGCCTGTGACCCTCCCTGGCCGGGCTTGGTTCAGGGAGGAGAATATGCGAATACGAGAGCAtctcccaaaaaaatattaataatttgctcccaaaattttatattaggtCCATTTTAAACATAAGAATTGGTACCTACAGCTACACAAATACCCTTGCCAAAAATCGCATCGTGCATGGGTGAGGCACACAATTTTCCAAAAATGGCATTGTGCTAATGGTGTACTCCttatgtcccaaaataaattaatttttactttttacctataatatttgactgtttgtctaaaaaaaatttacgattaatattggATAGAGGaagtatgtttttttctgatgaacagTTCTCCTGTATGACAACCCCCATACAGTAACGAGGTCCTCACTTCCCCTCAACATGCATACTTTTCCGTACAggaatcaagaaaaaaaaatcacataggGAACTAGAGTTTCCACATTTATacatcaaaaattaaaaaaaagaacaataaaccgagaaagaaaaagaccaAATTAGACTTTAGTAAATTAACAGATCTCTCTCAGATTtattatgatgaaaatatcaatcaatatatatttacaattaACAGATCTGTCAGATTTATTTACAACAAGCTGCATCTTGAGACTCCGTTGAAATCCTTTTAGTTCCAATGCTAAATGCAAACCATCATATGATTCATCTcctttaatattatttaacaTGTGCAAATAAATCTACATtatcagaaaaatatatttaaaacacCCAAATCTCTGTATATTGAATCTTGGCCTGATTCTCAGGTCGTGATTGGTCCATGTGGCCCATCAGAACGAAAGCTTTCCCGACGAGGTCGCCTCCTTCGtatctcctctcccctctcccatCTACCCGATTCgactagggccgcgttcgttaGCCCCTCAACTTAACTTATCTCCCTCGTGTTTTTCACGTGTACgcttttcgaactgctaaacagtgtattttttataaaaattttaaaaaaatcatattaatttattttatattttttaataattaataattaatttatcatatatctatttctatgttttttatattaggggtaagttaacttgccCCTGCatccgaacgcggcctacaGGGGCATTACCGGCCACAAGGTGCTCCAGACGCTGCCCCACCGCCCCGACTCTTCCGTCCAGGGGATCCCCGTCCGCAGCGGCCCCCACGCCCGCCTCCGCACCTCCGCGCCAACGGCGGCCTCGCGCCATGGCGCAACTCCGTCAACTACGACGTgccgcaccgcctcgccggctgGATACTCTGGGACGTCAAGGTCATCCAGGCCCTCCCACCCCAGTTGGAATCCTCCCACCCCTCTCCCGCACCACCGCACCGGCCGACCCCACGCCGCATTACTAGCTGCCCTCTCGCTCGCCGTCTCCCatgccgacggcggcgctaAGGCAGCCGCAGCACCACCGTTCGGCGAGCCCTCCTTCGTACGGAGCggagcccccgccgccgccaccggggtTTATTGCGCCACCGCAGCCTGGCCTGACCAGGATGGAGGTCCATACTTCAACAC contains the following coding sequences:
- the LOC102715670 gene encoding transcription factor bHLH144-like, which produces MQGDPGFGYGGFGYGYGYGYGGAGYDMAGYGSGGGYYMSDPYPAAYEDPLAGRRQHDFPAPLTGLEFQPSETCPKNYVIFDQTYDRSRVMFHPSLANKLGNSGGYDHHCYGFDQDYNGKSAYCGVEDDGGGCSIRQKEDTDEIDALMSTEDGEEEDDVLSTGRTPGCRAGGSPDSTCSSGYGVSTGASRSDCGGGRKPEAGGERKKERMKKMMRTLKGIIPGGDRMDTPAVLDEAVRYLKSLKVEVKKLGVRGSSS